A window of Gossypium raimondii isolate GPD5lz chromosome 7, ASM2569854v1, whole genome shotgun sequence genomic DNA:
TTACCTTCACTAGATCTAATGTTCATGGGGGAACTCattttgtttaagatttctcCGTTAGACCTTTACAGAGagaaaagaagggaaaataaattaaaaaagaaacaaaaagcaaaagcaaagTCTCTCCAGAGAGAAAACACCAGAGAGTAGCCAAGAAAGCGAAGTTCCTTGATAAAAAGCTTTTATTTCTATCAGAACCATCAAAGTCTTTGTACTTTGAAGTAAAAACCCAGACTCAGTAATCTAATGGGGGAGGTAATCATCTCATAAGATATACCATTTCTTCACTTTGCTTTTTGCTGTTCTTTTTTAGCTTTATATGACAACAAGatgtttttttgtttcataTAGGAAGAGAAAAAACCagttgaagagaaaaaaatggaagagaaaaaggttgaagatgatggaaagaaaagtgaagaaaagaaagaaactaaagaaGAAACCACTCCACTACCACCACCACCTCCACAAGAGATTGTATTGAAAGTTTACATGCATTGTGAAGGCTGTGCTCGTAAAGTTCGTCGTTGTCTCAAAGGGTTTCAAGGTAGGAACAAAATCAACTTTTACGATATGctctgattttttatttttatttttagtttttgttaatgataattttgttttgagTGTGTGTTGTAGGAGTGGAAGATGTAATGACGGATTGTAAGAGTAATAAGGTGGTGGTGAAAGGTGAAAAAGCTGATCCTTTAAAAGTTCTAGAGAGAGTTCAAAGGAAAAGCCATAAACAAGTTGAGCTTCTTTCACCTATCCCTAAACCACCGTCTACGGCGGAGGATAAAAAACCAGAGGAAAACGAAAAGCCTAAATCtgatgaaaagaaagaagaggtcTTTACTCTTTCCCCCTAATACTAAAAAGATTCAtttttttcaccatttttggcAGTAATAAAGTTTGGGGTTTTGTTTTTTGGCACAGCCTCAAGTAATCATGGTGGTGTTAAAGGTTCACATGCATTGTGAAGCTTGTGCTCAAGGAATTAAGAAACGTATTCAAAGAATGAAAGGTtcgtttcttcttcttttcatgTATTAACGGTCTGATCTGGGAgccaattatatatatatatatatatatataaatatatagtattgtcttttttaactttgaatctttgatttttttttcaactttcatTTGACcccatttcatttgtttattaaattcaatcgaccccaaatttatataattaaaaaaagttgaaattttcaCTCAGGGGTGGAATCAGCTGAACCAGATCTGAAGAGCTCAGAGGTGACAGTGAAAGGAGTGTTTAGTCCACCAAAACTGATTGAATACGTTTACAAAAGAACCGGGAAGCATGCAGTGATAGTGAAACAAGAaccgccgccgccgccgccgccggaggataaaaaggaagaagaaaaacccAAAGATGGTGgcaaagaagagaagaaaaatgaagagagtAGTGGTGAAAAAGACAAGAAAGACTCCTCTTCTGGCGGTGGAGATGACAAGGGTAAAGACAAGAAAGGAAGCGGTGGTGGTGAAGGAGGAGAAGCAAATGTGGCCGCCGGAGGAGGAGGAGAAGTGGCGGAAGGTGCGGTGGAAGAGACTAGAGTGGCGGTGGAgctgaagaaaaatgaattctattattacCCACCAAGGTATGCCACTGAGTTCTATGCTTATCCTCCTCAGTACTTCAGTGATGAGAACCCTAATGCTTGTTCTATAATGTAATCAACaaaaaaatgttgggtcctcTGTTAATCTCCATGTTCGTCTCCTTGTTCTGTTTAATGGCTATAAAAGAAAGTATAATCTACAGTGAAACTGTAGAATTTTGccattttgtatttttctttaagatgttatatataattatatctaaaataaTGATATAGTTTGTAAGttgtacatttttttttctattgggTTAATCTCTGCCGTTTTTACttcttatcattttttatttattaaagaatCAATTGACTGATCAGTTTACACAATCACATTAAGCCATCTGATGTTTTAATAACACTCTTGGCATTAAGTCGAAGCCTTACTTATTGCAAACGCCTGGGACAAGTCAACAAACCCAGCATCCATCAACAATCGCAATAGTGAGACGTTACAGTTGCCTTTAATAAACTTTGAAGCCAAGGATCATTACTAGCAAACCTTAATAGGATTCCCACCTTCGTTATTAAAAACTAACTCATTTTGAACTTCCCACACAACTCATTTACAACACTTTTGAACAAACCTTCCCACCATAATCCAAAGTTTTGAAACCCCTCCCTTACCAAAAAATTGAATGTTTG
This region includes:
- the LOC105786011 gene encoding heavy metal-associated isoprenylated plant protein 7, with translation MGEEEKKPVEEKKMEEKKVEDDGKKSEEKKETKEETTPLPPPPPQEIVLKVYMHCEGCARKVRRCLKGFQGVEDVMTDCKSNKVVVKGEKADPLKVLERVQRKSHKQVELLSPIPKPPSTAEDKKPEENEKPKSDEKKEEPQVIMVVLKVHMHCEACAQGIKKRIQRMKGVESAEPDLKSSEVTVKGVFSPPKLIEYVYKRTGKHAVIVKQEPPPPPPPEDKKEEEKPKDGGKEEKKNEESSGEKDKKDSSSGGGDDKGKDKKGSGGGEGGEANVAAGGGGEVAEGAVEETRVAVELKKNEFYYYPPRYATEFYAYPPQYFSDENPNACSIM